Proteins encoded by one window of Aspergillus chevalieri M1 DNA, chromosome 6, nearly complete sequence:
- the pld2 gene encoding putative phospholipase D (PLD) (COG:I;~EggNog:ENOG410PHW4;~InterPro:IPR015679,IPR001736,IPR025202;~PFAM:PF00614;~go_function: GO:0003824 - catalytic activity [Evidence IEA]), whose protein sequence is MSQREDPLAYGHYYPQDGSRSGAGESARGLVGDTFKKLKATYKSHQGSPAQLQQTGNNQQQSYNPGDYGQQYPSTNQGQQPPNAPYQNPQSQGKPPKQDKVSGLLGKLQGTVADFGSDFAQRLGTALDPQAYAEYGQQKPDTDYRFGSFAPARQGNDVKWYVDGCSYFYAVSKALENARESIWILDWWLSPELYLRRPPAKNEQYRLDRMLQAAAQRGVRVNIIVYKEVTQALTLSSSHTKHHLENLHPNIAVFRHPDHLPDAQELTASITSSLQNFSLDAASLARMPGEAIKGIYGMNDDVILYWAHHEKLCLIDGRVAFMGGLDLCFGRWDTNQHSISDVHPADLNEIVFPGQDYNNARVLDFQDVSHWEQNQLDRKSASRMGWSDVALSLHGQVVEDLRRHFVERWNFIYDAKYEVRKEQRYSRLALYGRPSSAVSQGSQSQQPGVGQQQPQSSQPQQPQQPQQQAQPQWQQAQAQQQQPSPQHPHWQQSPQRPQPQPQSQAQSQWQQPAQSQPQWQQQAQQNSQHQSPQLPELQASPDMKQQAQPQTQWQPQQPQLPHEKPQWQQQHTEYKPYRPDGASNTPPPQNSGSPAPSHQSPPPSYQAYEPQSTSQQYTYTGQSFPPPPPGPPPNKPNQPQVQQSQQSQKQGQQGQAPYFPPPPTQEGSQYQTRCVEDHEGTRGVGDLDRGLALPRRFKKDDLMQYSNNLRGQLAGQIHQYQDRLTTFGRPQAQARGNMSCQIVRSCSKWSHGSDTEHSIADAYAAIIRNSEHCVYIENQFFITATGDSQKPVKNKIGAAIVERILRAARAGQKYKIIVVIPCVPCFAGDLSDESTLGTRAIMEFQYNSINRGGNSIMELIAKEGYNPMEYIRFYNLRNYDRINLSGQLAIAEQRSGVNYEEARKEQDVRTGGPGGYGPSAPRSAFDPSAPFQQYQNAAQQVPGKPGQWDSVSSCYMLNGEDIRKVPWDGPAEAEIDAFVTEELYVHSKVMIADDRIVICGSANINDRSQLGDHDSEIAVIIEDYTPIPSTMNGKPWTASRFAASLRRQLFRKHLGLLPPQDPQCPDANYEPIGVPNNVDFDSPESQLVADPLADPLYSVWNTRARTNTEVFRKVFHAVPDDTVRDWATYKEFYGYYFHKADKQAYGEAKDAAPARYRYGHVVRDNFPPGPEGAKQVKELLSQVKGTLVEMPLMFLIQEDVAKEGLTLNEVTEPIYT, encoded by the exons ATGTCGCAGCGAGAGGATCCCCTGGCTTATGGCCATTATTACCCGCAAGACGGTTCTCGAAGCGGGGCAGGCGAGAGCGCTAGAGGTCTAGTCGGAGATAccttcaagaagctgaaggcCACATACAAGAGCCATCAGGGTTCTCCGGCTCAGCTTCAACAGACAGGTAATAACCAGCAGCAGAGTTATAACCCTGGTGATTACGGG CAACAATATCCGTCTACGAACCAAGGTCAACAACCCCCCAATGCCCCGTACCAAAACCCTCAGTCCCAAGGCAAGCCTCCCAAGCAGGATAAAGTTTCCGGTCTGCTGGGAAAGCTCCAAGGCACCGTGGCAGATTTCGGCAGTGACTTCGCCCAGCGTCTCGGAACCGCGCTCGATCCACAGGCGTACGCCGAATATGGACAGCAAAAACCAGACACGGATTATCGGTTTGGAAGCTTTGCTCCGGCACGGCAGGGGAATGACGTGAAGTGGTATGTTGATGGGTGCAGTTACTTTTATGCTGTGTCCAAGGCGTTGGAGAATGCGAGGGAGTCGATTTGGATTCTGGACT GGTGGCTATCACCAGAATTGTACCTACGACGCCCACCTGCGAAGAACGAACAGTATCGACTCGATCGGATGCTTCAGGCTGCCGCGCAGCGTGGGGTGCGCGTGAATATCATCGTGTACAAGGAGGTGACCCAGGCCTTGACTT TGTCCTCCTCCCACACAAAGCACCATCTGGAAAACCTCCACCCCAACATCGCAGTTTTCCGTCATCCCGACCACCTTCCTGACGCCCAAGAACTCACTGCTTCGATAACATCGTCCCTCCAAAACTTCTCTCTCGATGCTGCCTCGTTGGCTAGGATGCCTGGGGAGGCAATCAAGGGTATATACGGCATGAACGACGATGTCATTCTCTACTGGGCACACCACGAGAAGCTCTGCTTGATCGACGGCCGAGTGGCATTCATGGGCGGCCTGGACCTGTGCTTCGGACGCTGGGACACCAACCAGCACAGCATCTCCGACGTCCATCCTGCAGACCTGAACGAGATCGTCTTCCCTGGCCAGGACTACAACAACGCCCGAGTCCTCGACTTCCAGGACGTCTCGCACTGGGAGCAGAACCAATTGGACCGGAAGTCTGCCTCTCGCATGGGATGGTCTGATGTGGCTCTGAGCTTGCACGGACAGGTTGTCGAGGACCTGCGAAGGCACTTTGTGGAGCGCTGGAACTTCATCTATGATGCGAAGTATGAAGTTCGTAAGGAGCAGAGGTACTCGCGACTGGCGTTGTATGGACGTCCGAGCTCCGCTGTCAGTCAGGGTAGCCAGTCTCAGCAGCCTGGGGTTGGCCAGCAGCAACCACAGTCATCACAACCTCAGCAACCCCAGCAGCCACAACAGCAAGCTCAACCACAATGGCAGCAGGCGCAGgcgcagcaacaacaacctTCTCCACAGCACCCTCACTGGCAACAATCACCACAACGGCCTCAGCCGCAGCCACAAAGCCAAGCTCAATCTCAATGGCAACAACCAGCGCAGTCGCAACCTCAGTGGCAGCAACAAGCACAGCAGAACTCCCAGCATCAGTCACCGCAACTGCCAGAGCTGCAAGCATCGCCTGATATGAAACAACAGGCGCAGCCACAGACACAATGGCAGCCGCAGCAACCGCAACTGCCCCATGAAAAACCAcaatggcagcagcagcacacAGAATATAAACCCTACCGACCAGACGGCGCTTCAAATACTCCCCCGCCTCAAAATTCGGGCAGCCCCGCTCCAAGCCATCAATCGCCGCCGCCGAGCTACCAAGCATACGAACCCCAGAGTACTTCACAGCAATACACGTACACTGGACAGTCGTtcccaccaccgccacctGGTCCTCCCCCTAATAAACCCAACCAGCCCCAAGTTCAACAGAGCCAGCAAAGTCAGAAACAGGGTCAACAGGGCCAAGCACCTTACTTCCCGCCTCCGCCGACCCAGGAAGGTTCTCAATACCAGACACGTTGTGTTGAGGATCATGAAGGTACCCGCGGTGTTGGTGATCTTGATAGAGGCCTCGCTCTCCCTCGTCGTTTCAAGAAGGACGATCTGATGCAGTATAGCAACAACCTCCGTGGTCAATTGGCCGGCCAGATCCATCAATACCAGGACCGTCTCACCACTTTTGGACGACCGCAGGCACAGGCCCGGGGCAACATGTCTTGCCAGATTGTGCGCAGCTGTTCCAAATGGAGTCACGGTAGCGACACGGAGCACTCGATTGCCGACGCCTATGCTGCTATTATCCGCAACAGTGAGCATTGTGTTTACATCGAGAACCAGTTCTTCATCACCGCCACAGGCGACTCTCAGAAGCCAGTCAAAAACAAGATCGGTGCTGCGATCGTGGAGCGCATTCTGCGTGCAGCTCGCGCGGGCCAGAAATACAAGATTATCGTTGTGATCCCATGCGTGCCCTGCTTTGCGGGAGACTTGAGCGACGAGTCCACCTTGGGCACCCGTGCCATCATGGAGTTCCAGTACAACTCCATCAACCGTGGAGGAAACAGCATTATGGAGCTGATTGCCAAGGAGGGTTATAACCCGATGGAATACATCCGGTTCTACAACCTTCGTAACTACGACCGCATTAACCTCAGTGGTCAGTTGGCAATCGCTGAGCAGAGAAGCGGTGTTAATTACGAAGAGGCGCGGAAAGAGCAGGATGTGAGAACTGGTGGACCAGGGGGTTATGGTCCGAGTGCTCCTCGGAGTGCGTTTGATCCATCAGCTCCATTCCAGCAGTATCAGAATGCTGCTCAGCAAGTGCCTGGCAAGCCTGGTCAGTGGGATAGCGTGAGCTCATGCTATATGCTGAATGGAGAAGATATCCGCAAGGTGCCTTGGGACGGTCCTGCTGAGGCTGAGATTGATGCATTCGTCACTGAGGAACTATATGTTCATTCCAAG GTCATGATTGCTGATGACAGAATCGTCATCTGCGGATCCGCCAACATCAACGACAGATCCCAATTGGGAGACCACGACTCAGAGATTGCCGTCATCATCGAAGACTACACCCCGATTCCATCCACGATGAACGGCAAGCCATGGACCGCGAGCCGCTTTGCCGCATCCCTGCGACGACAACTATTCCGCAAGCACCTTGGCCTCCTTCCGCCCCAAGATCCCCAGTGCCCAGACGCCAACTACGAACCTATCGGTGTCCCCAACAATGTCGACTTCGACTCACCCGAAAGCCAACTCGTCGCCGATCCGTTGGCCGATCCACTCTACAGCGTCTGGAACACCCGCGCACGGACAAATACTGAAGTCTTCCGAAAGGTCTTCCATGCCGTACCCGACGACACGGTTCGCGATTGGGCAACCTACAAGGAATTCTACGGGTACTACTTCCACAAGGCGGATAAGCAGGCCTATGGAGAAGCAAAGGATGCAGCACCAGCTAGGTATAGGTACGGCCATGTGGTGCGGGACAACTTCCCGCCTGGTCCTGAGGGCGCGAAGCAGGTCAAGGAACTGCTCAGCCAAGTGAAGGGAACATTAGTTGAGATGCCGTTAATGTTTTTGATTCAGGAGGATGTTGCAAAGGAGGGATTGACGCTTAACGAGGTGACGGAGCCGATTTATACTTGA
- a CDS encoding uncharacterized protein (SECRETED:SignalP(1-26)): protein MQPITFLRLCLGLLLSIFFLASLVQSSPLPQDISSSSGALEIRGKTRDLFKGVFSKKPKKGQCTNTQKELQSNSQTSSSNLENLWKTVSENKRAATGHVQKHTLDPNTAQRFATTEFFGCTIVTVMDGRNVFLGHFAEENHCGKLLTDPATVEDVIIFKMEDYFREGSWSSESMAYILYKPQGGRGQTATGLEMLKAEMVRGGLREDNIQLKPYAAVGGAMADTSGPKGKVLVDWTKKQGGGNHLAYYAESDTPVYQQDFDAQGNPCAGAAEEECET, encoded by the exons ATGCAACCAATCACATTCCTCAGGTTATGccttggtcttcttctctcGATATTCTTCCTGGCATCACTCGTCCAGAGCTCGCCCCTTCCACA GGATATTTCCAGCTCCTCTGGAGCATTGGAAATAAGAGGGAAGACTAGAGATCTTTTCAAGGGTGTATTcagcaagaagcccaagaaggGACAGTGCACGAACACTCAGAAAGAACTCCAAAGCAATAGCCAGACTAGTTCTTCGAATCTAGAAAACCTCTGGAAAACCGTCTCTGAAAATAAacgagctgcaacaggacaTGTACAGAAACACACATTGGACCCGAATACCGCCCAGAGATTCGCTACAACTGAGTTCTTTGGCTGCACTATTGTCACCGTCATGGATGGGCGCAACGTTTTCCTTGGCCACTTTGCTGAAGAGAACCACTGCGGCAAACTGCTGACCGACCCAGCCACTGTCGAAGATGTTATAATTTTTAAAATGGAAGATTACTTCAGAGAAGGATCTTGGTCGAGTGAGTCCATGGCATACATCTTGTACAAACCACAGGGTGGCAGAGGCCAGACAGCGACTGGATTGGAAATGCTCAAGGCGGAGATGGTCCGAGGCGGCTTGAGGGAGGACAACATTCAGCTCAAGCCATATGCAGCTGTTGGGGGTGCGATGGCGGATACTTCCGGGCCCAAGGGCAAGGTCCTGGTGGACTGGACCAAAAAACAGGGAGGAGGAAATCACTTGGCATACTACGCAGAGTCCGACACGCCTGTGTATCAACAGGACTTTGATGCGCAAGGGAATCCCTGTGCGGGTGCTGCTGAGGAAGAGTGTGAGACCTGA
- a CDS encoding uncharacterized protein (COG:S;~EggNog:ENOG410PYPW;~InterPro:IPR032675), with protein sequence MACKALYGKVSSVFWRASLQSIRTDLSCANLGKLETISRDAQLRHYVKHMAFAGFDECLENLGEGYKWGSHRHQSGHLVNLQEHPAVKRLTDILCQLANCKSFEIYAVLTKVRDQSDNDNFRPTDSITTLLDVVARAHLPVTALVVNFMDISNYAPDPQRLQVSDKEQFIAIGQHLEELKLVYELDDDIVRDWTFNILLHTPNLRMLHLKGLGLSGGTELIHRLASAGPPWLQLQELHLKCIPASIEDLMVLLQRCRHSLQVLKIDIMRMYANVGDVKQMLRTLSDSFPALVSVSFDSFTLGVIRRDYFIHFPVVAENPFVDELQGTKFEFATNNTRGWQRVFRVAYSGPRMDVALDILARTVDGAPASIS encoded by the coding sequence ATGGCATGCAAAGCCCTCTATGGAAAAGTGTCTTCTGTGTTTTGGAGGGCCTCATTGCAAAGCATCAGGACTGATCTGTCCTGTGCCAATCTGGGGAAGTTAGAGACGATCTCAAGGGACGCTCAACTACGGCATTATGTGAAACATATGGCTTTTGCAGGTTTTGATGAGTGCCTTGAAAATCTTGGAGAAGGTTACAAATGGGGTTCACATCGCCATCAATCTGGCCATCTCGTCAATCTCCAGGAACACCCCGCTGTGAAACGACTGACAGACATCCTCTGCCAGCTGGCCAACTGCAAGTCATTCGAGATCTATGCTGTTCTCACTAAGGTCAGAGATCAGTCAGATAATGACAATTTTAGACCAACAGACTCAATCACAACACTCCTGGATGTTGTTGCAAGGGCCCATCTTCCTGTCACTGCGCTTGTAGTCAATTTCATGGACATATCTAACTATGCTCCAGACCCTCAGCGACTGCAAGTTTCAGACAAGGAGCAATTCATTGCAATTGGGCAGCACCTTGAAGAGCTGAAGTTGGTATATGAacttgatgatgatattgtCCGTGATTGGACATTTAATATTCTCCTTCACACCCCCAATCTTCGCATGCTGCATCTCAAGGGCCTAGGTCTGAGTGGCGGCACAGAACTTATTCATCGTCTTGCATCAGCAGGTCCCCCATGGTTACAATTGCAGGAACTTCATCTAAAATGTATCCCAGCGTCAATTGAGGACCTAATGGTCCTACTCCAGAGATGCCGACATAGCCTCCAGGTTCTCAAAATAGATATTATGCGAATGTATGCCAATGTTGGGGATGTAAAACAAATGCTGAGGACTCTTAGCGACAGCTTTCCAGCATTGGTGTCAGTCTCCTTTGATAGTTTTACACTTGGTGTGATCCGGAGGGATTATTTCATCCACTTTCCTGTTGTTGCCGAGAATCCTTTTGTCGATGAGTTACAGGGCACAAAATTTGAGTTCGCAACCAATAATACGCGTGGGTGGCAAAGGGTTTTTCGTGTGGCTTACTCAGGTCCAAGGATGGACGTTGCTTTGGATATCCTCGCGAGGACAGTGGATGGCGCTCCTGCTAGCATATCCTAG